The Chlorocebus sabaeus isolate Y175 chromosome 1, mChlSab1.0.hap1, whole genome shotgun sequence genome includes a region encoding these proteins:
- the FLRT1 gene encoding leucine-rich repeat transmembrane protein FLRT1: MVVAHPTATTTTTTTATVTATVVMTTATMDLRDWLFLCYGLIAFLTEVIDSTTCPSVCRCDNGFIYCNDRGLTSIPADIPDDATTLYLQNNQINNAGIPQDLKTKVNVQVIYLYENDLDEFPINLPRSLRELHLQDNNVRTIARDSLARIPLLEKLHLDDNSVSTVSIEEDAFADSKQLKLLFLSRNHLSSIPSGLPHTLEELRLDDNRISTIPLHAFKGLNSLRRLVLDGNLLANQRIADDTFSRLQNLTELSLVRNSLAAPPLNLPSAHLQKLYLQDNAISHIPYNTLAKMRELERLDLSNNNLTTLPRGLFDDLGNLAQLLLRNNPWFCGCNLMWLRDWVKARAAVVNVRGLMCQGPEKVRGMAIKDITSEMDECFETGSQGGVANAAAKTTASNHASATTPQGSLFTLKAKRPGLRIPDSNIDYPMATGDGAKTLAIHVKALTADSIRITWKATLPASSFRLSWLRLGHSPAVGSITETLVQGDKTEYLLTALEPKSTYIICMVTMETSNAYVADETPVCAKAETADSYGPTTTLNQEQNAGPMAGLPLAGIIGGAVALVFLFLVLGAICWYVHQAGELLTRERAYNRGSRKKDDYMESGTKKDNSILEIRGPGLQMLPINPYRAKEEYVVHTIFPSNGSSLCKATHTIGYGTTRGYRDGGIPDIDYSYT, from the coding sequence ATGGTGGTGGCACAccccaccgccaccaccaccaccacaaccactgcCACTGTCACAGCCACCGTCGTGATGACCACGGCCACCATGGACCTGCGAGACTGGCTGTTCCTCTGCTACGGGCTCATCGCCTTCCTGACGGAGGTCATCGACAGCACCACCTGCCCCTCGGTGTGCCGCTGTGACAACGGCTTCATCTACTGCAACGACCGGGGACTCACCTCCATCCCCGCAGACATCCCTGATGACGCCACCACCCTCTATCTGCAGAACAACCAGATCAACAACGCCGGCATCCCCCAGGACCTCAAGACCAAGGTCAACGTGCAGGTCATCTACCTGTACGAGAATGACCTGGACGAGTTCCCCATCAACCTGCCCCGCTCCCTCCGGGAGCTGCACCTGCAGGACAACAATGTGCGCACCATCGCCAGGGACTCGCTGGCCCGCATCCCGCTGCTGGAGAAGCTGCACCTGGATGACAACTCTGTGTCCACCGTCAGCATTGAGGAGGACGCCTTCGCCGACAGCAAACAGCTCAAGCTGCTCTTCCTGAGCCGGAACCACCTGAGCAGCATCCCCTCGGGGCTGCCACACACGCTGGAGGAGCTGCGACTGGACGACAACCGCATCTCCACCATCCCGCTGCATGCCTTCAAGGGCCTCAACAGCCTGCGGCGCCTGGTGCTGGACGGTAACCTGCTGGCCAACCAGCGCATCGCGGATGATACCTTCAGCCGCCTACAGAACCTCACAGAGCTCTCGCTGGTGCGCAACTCGCTGGCCGCACCACCCCTCAACCTGCCCAGCGCCCACCTGCAGAAGCTCTACCTGCAGGACAACGCCATCAGCCACATCCCCTACAACACGCTGGCCAAGATGCGCGAGCTGGAGCGGCTGGACCTGTCCAACAACAACCTGACCACGCTGCCCCGTGGCCTGTTCGACGACCTGGGGAACCTGGCCCAGCTGCTGCTCAGGAACAACCCCTGGTTCTGTGGCTGCAACCTCATGTGGCTGCGGGACTGGGTGAAGGCACGGGCGGCCGTGGTCAACGTGCGGGGCCTCATGTGCCAGGGCCCTGAGAAGGTCCGGGGCATGGCCATCAAGGACATCACTAGCGAGATGGACGAGTGTTTTGAGACGGGGTCGCAGGGTGGCGTGGCCAACGCAGCCGCCAAGACCACGGCCAGCAACCACGCctccgccaccacaccccaggGTTCCCTGTTTACCCTCAAGGCCAAAAGGCCGGGGCTGCGCATCCCCGACTCCAACATTGACTACCCCATGGCGACGGGTGATGGTGCCAAGACCCTGGCCATCCACGTGAAGGCCCTGACAGCAGACTCTATCCGCATCACGTGGAAGGCCACGCTCCCCGCCTCCTCCTTCCGGCTCAGCTGGCTGCGCCTGGGCCACAGCCCGGCCGTGGGCTCCATCACAGAGACCTTGGTGCAGGGGGACAAGACAGAGTACCTGCTGACGGCCCTGGAGCCCAAGTCCACCTACATCATCTGCATGGTCACCATGGAGACCAGTAATGCCTATGTAGCTGACGAGACACCCGTGTGTGCCAAGGCAGAGACGGCCGACAGCTACGGCCCTACCACCACGCTCAACCAGGAGCAGAACGCTGGCCCCATGGCGGGCCTGCCCCTGGCAGGCATCATCGGTGGGGCCGTGGCTCTGGTCTTCCTCTTCCTGGTCCTGGGGGCCATCTGCTGGTACGTGCACCAAGCTGGCGAACTGCTGACCCGGGAGAGGGCCTACAACCGGGGCAGCAGGAAAAAGGATGACTATATGGAGTCGGGGACCAAGAAGGACAACTCCATCCTGGAAATCCGTGGGCCCGGCCTGCAGATGCTGCCCATCAACCCGTACCGCGCCAAAGAGGAGTACGTGGTCCACACCATCTTCCCCTCCAACGGCAGCAGCCTCTGCAAGGCCACGCACACCATTGGCTACGGCACCACGCGGGGCTACCGGGACGGCGGCATCCCCGACATAGACTACTCCTACACATGA